A single Pyramidobacter piscolens W5455 DNA region contains:
- a CDS encoding type IV toxin-antitoxin system AbiEi family antitoxin domain-containing protein: MDIYTKMAKRPVFTIDDVNKCYNNIGSARSAVKRLMTYGKALKIRSNLYTCVSAEREGPIANRFQIASAITETSYVSHHTAMEYYGITDQIFYDVYVSSETRFQDFEFDGYTYHFVRSRLEEGVDSPKLSGGVRVTDKERTLADCLKDMDKISGLEEVAANVESMRRLNEDKLLRYLSRYNNQFLYQKAGLLLWANRNVLGLSDSFFDICRSHIGKSKRYLTRDKADGIYDDHWKLIVPLNFMNMKNEAMTPDAEI; this comes from the coding sequence CGGCAGCGCACGTTCTGCAGTCAAGAGGCTTATGACGTATGGAAAAGCTTTGAAGATACGCAGTAATCTCTATACTTGTGTAAGCGCGGAACGGGAAGGCCCGATCGCCAACCGTTTTCAGATCGCCAGTGCGATTACTGAGACTTCGTATGTATCGCATCATACCGCAATGGAGTATTACGGAATAACTGATCAAATTTTCTACGATGTCTATGTATCATCGGAAACCCGTTTTCAGGATTTTGAATTCGATGGATATACCTACCATTTCGTACGTTCTCGACTGGAAGAAGGGGTCGACAGCCCCAAATTGAGCGGGGGCGTCAGGGTCACCGACAAGGAACGTACCCTCGCAGACTGTCTGAAGGATATGGATAAGATCTCCGGTCTTGAAGAAGTTGCTGCCAACGTTGAAAGCATGCGTCGTCTGAATGAAGATAAACTGCTTCGCTATCTTTCGAGGTATAACAATCAGTTTCTATACCAAAAGGCCGGACTCCTTTTATGGGCTAACCGCAATGTCCTTGGCCTGTCGGACTCATTTTTTGATATCTGCCGGTCTCATATTGGAAAAAGCAAGCGTTATCTAACGCGGGACAAGGCGGATGGGATATACGACGATCACTGGAAACTGATCGTTCCCCTAAATTTTATGAATATGAAAAATGAGGCGATGACGCCGGATGCCGAAATATAA